A window of the Salipiger sp. H15 genome harbors these coding sequences:
- a CDS encoding FAD/NAD(P)-binding protein, whose translation MAIVGAGPTGVYTLAGMLAAAPSALSVDIFEKGACAGPGMPYSPDMNAPCMLSNIASRELPPVVTSLNDWLRSLDMSDLSGLGLAPGLISDEAFYPRVALGAYFTAQMAALIAQGRRQGHRIELHLRHAVTDVRPREAGIEVSWTFPGGTSGAVFADVVLATGHRWPDSVEEGGVMLQSPWPAEKIARLPEERIGVLGSSLSAIDVAVTVASARGRFAEAGGALRYEAQQGRGGFRLSLMSRKGLLPEADYWYELPLPELRRLAAIAGEATARSDGTLLERAYGAFLDDFHDADPDWLAALGGADLPRDEFAAAYFAPRLAADPFDWARKNLAVAERTVAEKRPTPWRSALLRAHELFEGLVPRLTDAELEAFHDTLKPVFTDSYACVPHASIRRLLALHEAGVLEVIRLGSDSRLVDGPGGPAVEYGGRRAEFEIVVDARGQRPMTLADLGFPSLAEGDLLSGPLRFDEFVLPLRSSSPGRIHCVALPALLRRHPFVQGLVNASEMGGATAGAILRAMRETGH comes from the coding sequence GTGGCGATTGTCGGGGCGGGACCGACGGGCGTCTACACGCTCGCCGGGATGCTCGCCGCGGCCCCCTCGGCGCTCAGCGTCGACATCTTCGAGAAGGGCGCCTGCGCCGGGCCGGGCATGCCCTACAGCCCCGACATGAACGCGCCCTGCATGCTCTCGAACATCGCGAGCCGGGAACTCCCCCCCGTCGTCACGTCGCTCAACGACTGGCTGCGCTCGCTGGACATGTCCGACCTGTCGGGGCTGGGGCTGGCGCCCGGGCTGATCAGCGACGAAGCCTTCTATCCCCGTGTCGCCCTAGGCGCCTACTTCACCGCCCAGATGGCGGCGCTGATCGCGCAGGGGCGGCGGCAGGGGCACCGGATCGAGCTGCACCTGCGCCACGCCGTCACCGATGTCCGGCCCCGTGAGGCCGGGATCGAGGTGAGCTGGACCTTCCCGGGCGGAACTTCCGGGGCGGTGTTCGCGGACGTGGTCCTTGCCACCGGGCATCGCTGGCCGGACTCGGTTGAGGAGGGCGGGGTCATGCTGCAGTCACCCTGGCCCGCGGAAAAGATCGCGCGGCTTCCCGAGGAAAGGATCGGCGTGCTGGGCAGCTCGCTTTCGGCGATCGACGTCGCGGTCACCGTGGCCAGCGCGCGCGGGCGGTTCGCCGAGGCCGGGGGAGCGCTTCGCTACGAGGCGCAGCAAGGACGCGGCGGCTTCCGCCTCAGCCTGATGTCGCGCAAGGGCCTGCTTCCCGAGGCCGACTACTGGTACGAGCTGCCCCTGCCGGAGTTGCGGCGCCTCGCGGCCATCGCCGGGGAGGCGACCGCGCGCAGCGATGGCACGCTGCTCGAGAGGGCGTATGGCGCGTTCCTCGACGACTTCCACGACGCGGACCCGGACTGGCTCGCCGCGCTGGGCGGCGCCGATCTTCCGCGCGACGAGTTCGCGGCGGCCTATTTCGCCCCCCGCCTTGCGGCGGACCCCTTCGATTGGGCGCGGAAAAACCTCGCGGTGGCCGAGAGGACTGTCGCGGAGAAACGCCCGACGCCGTGGCGCAGCGCGCTGCTCAGGGCGCACGAGCTCTTCGAGGGCCTCGTCCCGCGGCTCACCGACGCCGAGCTCGAGGCGTTTCACGACACGCTGAAGCCGGTTTTCACCGACAGCTACGCCTGCGTTCCGCATGCCTCGATCCGGCGGCTTCTGGCGCTGCACGAGGCGGGGGTGCTCGAGGTGATCCGCCTTGGGTCCGACAGCCGGCTGGTCGATGGGCCGGGCGGCCCTGCGGTCGAGTACGGCGGCAGGCGCGCCGAGTTCGAGATCGTCGTGGATGCGCGCGGCCAGCGGCCCATGACGCTGGCCGATCTCGGCTTCCCGTCGCTCGCGGAGGGCGACCTGCTGTCCGGGCCGCTGCGTTTCGACGAGTTCGTCCTGCCGCTGCGCTCCTCGTCGCCGGGGCGCATCCATTGCGTGGCGCTGCCGGCGCTGCTCCGCCGTCACCCCTTCGTGCAGGGGCTGGTGAATGCCAGCGAGATGGGAGGCGCGACGGCCGGCGCCATCCTCCGCGCGATGCGCGAAACGGGCCACTGA